One stretch of Natronobacterium gregoryi SP2 DNA includes these proteins:
- a CDS encoding ABC transporter ATP-binding protein → MDAIETRGLTKRYGGLEAISDVNLTVERGEIVGFLGPNGAGKSTTIDVLLDFIRPTAGRASILDDDPQKNPRAVRERIGILPDEYSLYDRLTGREHVAFAIEMNDAADDPDEILERVGLADTADQRAGDYSKGMAQRLALGMTLVGEPDVLILDEPSPGIDPNGMQEIRTLLREEADRGATIFFSSHALEQVEAICDRVCVLDDGELLAVSTVENLRDSLDSRSVLVLTLGADPGPGPNPHDDHGLLKLPDVTDVERTGATLRIECADPGVKSAAISRVEDTGTSVVDIDVEQASLEDLFAELTTASADSTEDAEPIETPGGESA, encoded by the coding sequence ATGGATGCGATAGAGACGAGGGGTCTCACGAAACGATACGGTGGCCTCGAGGCGATCTCTGACGTGAACCTGACCGTCGAACGCGGCGAAATAGTCGGCTTTCTCGGGCCGAACGGGGCCGGTAAGTCGACGACGATCGACGTGCTGCTCGACTTCATCCGGCCGACAGCGGGGCGTGCATCGATTCTCGACGACGACCCCCAGAAGAACCCGCGTGCAGTTCGCGAGCGAATCGGGATTCTTCCCGACGAGTACAGCCTCTACGATCGACTGACCGGACGCGAACACGTCGCGTTTGCCATCGAGATGAACGATGCCGCGGACGACCCGGACGAGATCCTCGAGCGGGTCGGACTCGCCGACACCGCGGATCAGCGCGCTGGCGACTACTCGAAGGGAATGGCCCAACGGCTCGCACTCGGGATGACACTCGTCGGCGAGCCCGACGTGCTGATCCTCGACGAACCGTCGCCCGGAATCGACCCGAACGGGATGCAAGAGATTCGAACTCTGCTTCGCGAGGAAGCCGACCGCGGCGCGACGATTTTCTTTTCGAGTCACGCACTCGAGCAGGTAGAGGCGATCTGCGATCGCGTATGCGTCCTCGACGACGGCGAGTTGCTCGCGGTCAGTACGGTCGAGAACCTGCGGGACTCTCTGGACTCGCGATCGGTGCTCGTGCTCACGCTCGGCGCCGACCCCGGCCCCGGACCCAACCCCCACGACGATCACGGACTGTTGAAACTCCCCGACGTGACGGACGTCGAGCGAACCGGCGCCACGCTTCGGATCGAGTGCGCCGATCCCGGCGTGAAGTCGGCGGCCATCAGTCGCGTCGAGGACACCGGCACATCCGTCGTCGACATCGACGTCGAACAGGCCTCTCTCGAGGACCTGTTCGCCGAACTCACGACTGCCTCGGCTGACTCGACTGAGGATGCCGAGCCAATCGAGACACCGGGCGGTGAGAGTGCGTGA